The Psilocybe cubensis strain MGC-MH-2018 chromosome 7, whole genome shotgun sequence genome has a window encoding:
- a CDS encoding GATA type zinc finger protein asd-4 produces MPHRVDQHSFQMASSPFVLSPPPLYSTPLNSFLAYDRRTRHFDANGNHRVGSPPPPIATMSTSTSTSTDPHSHSPSPSLSVSIDRSSNSTPHIRRSPPSHQAYANTSANPTYDGVMPSQSQSGGRHASGGSSNANGSNGNNSSNAHSNVNASNGTGTGTGRQDSAQPVQHPGYIYSPSTSFDQHPRYDPHHHQQHHYAVPPPPPFGHPHAYALHPIHHTHPLQPAPVGAGPGTTHHPHHAVQHHAHAHPHAHHAPHHQALPHHQAMGSDYVGRGAYPSGMMPGAPHGHVGPHNGHGHGHGHHPQGGQPVTIVHTDDAATKLTDGIRRRCFNCCTTDTSTWRRSNLSPGKVLCNKCGLFERTHSRPRPDQFPHKRGPLAGSTLGAASGVGPPLPSSSSSTSTTSSGVGVGRRTPPGANQLPPINSSSGVVGGVGVGGTGVQGGGAGYQYSHQSIPPLGGEYAQQNQGGAQGQGGAQGQGQGGAQTLPGLGAWHGAGAGAGASSGTTANGNGNGNGVESNANGNGNGNGAGEGGGGGEAHSHPSSATGTPLLGSRRSTMDYTHGHGHGHGHSGHGHSPRMSPRERERERERERDRDRERERERDRDRERDRGDRDRGDRDRDRERGDRGEREREFHDLSSNAADKLRSGISSPLNGVGVLQQQQGQQQQQQQQVGAGVGGGGGEGEGGRTTPA; encoded by the exons ATGCCGCATCGCGTCGACCAGCACTCCTTCCAGATGGCCTCTTCCCCGTTCGtcctctctcctcctcctctctaTTCTACCCCTCTTAACTCTTTTCTCGCATACGACAGACGCACAAGGCACTTTGACGCCAATGGCAACCACCGCGTCGGCTCGCCCCCGCCGCCCATCGCGACcatgtccacatccacatccacatccaccgACCCACACTCTCACTCACCCAGCCCCTCTCTTTCTGTATCCATCGACCGTTCCTCCAACTCGACGCCGCACATCCGCCGTTCGCCCCCAAGCCACCAGGCATACGCCAACACGAGTGCCAATCCGACGTATGACGGCGTGATGCCATCCCAATCGCAATCAGGCGGGCGTCACGCGAGCGGTGGCAGCTCAAACGCGAACGGCAGTAACGGTAATAATAGCTCCAACGCGCACAGCAACGTCAACGCCAGCAATGGCACCggcactggcactggcagACAGGATTCCGCCCAGCCGGTGCAGCATCCTGGGTATATCTACTCCCCCAGCACATCCTTTGATCAGCACCCGCGGTACGAtccgcaccaccaccagcaacaCCACTACGCCGtcccgcccccgccgcccTTCGGCCACCCGCACGCATACGCTTTGCACCCCATCCACCACACCCACCCGCTCCAACCCGCCCCTGTCGGCGCTGGCCCCGGAACGACGCATCACCCGCACCACGCCGTGCAGCaccacgcacacgcacacccGCACGCGCACCACGCACCGCATCATCAGGCGCTGCCGCATCATCAAGCTATGGGATCTGACTATGTTGGGCGCGGAGCGTATCCGTCTGGGATGATGCCTGGTGCGCCGCATGGGCATGTCGGGCCGCATAATGGACATGGCCATGGGCATGGACATCATCCGCAGGGAGGCCAGCCTGTTACTATTGTGCATACCGACGACGCAGCGACAAAGTTGACGGATGGGATTCGGAGGAGGTGTTTTAATTGCTGCACGACCGACACGTCAACATGGCGCAGGTCGAATTTGAGTCCTGGCAAAGTG CTCTGTAACAAGTGCGGTCTATTCGAACGCACACACTCGCGTCCGCGCCCTGACCAATTCCCACATAAGCGCGGCCCGCTCGCGGGGTCCACGCTGGGCGCTGCATCGGGCGTCGGCCCGCCTCTcccttcatcctcctcttctacATCCACCACTTCTTCGGGGGTGGGTGTGGGGAGACGAACGCCGCCCGGTGCGAACCAGCTGCCTCCTATTAATTCTAGTTCTGGTGTAGTGGGCGGGGTGGGTGTGGGAGGGACGGGGGTGcagggaggaggagcggggtATCAGTATAGTCATCAGAGTATACCGCCTTTGGGCGGGGAGTATGCGCAGCAGAATCAGGGAGGTGCGCAGGGGCAGGGCGGGGCGCAGGGACAGGGGCAGGGTGGAGCACAGACGTTGCCTGGTCTTGGAGCGTGGcatggtgctggtgctggtgctggtgcttcTTCTGGTACCACTGCCAACGGCAACGGCAACGGCAACGGCGTCGAAAGCAAtgcaaatggaaatggaaatggcaaTGGtgcaggagaaggaggaggaggaggagaagcgCATTCGCATCCTTCGTCTGCGACGGGTACGCCCCTGTTGGGGTCTAGGAGGTCCACGATGGATTATACACACGGGCAcgggcatgggcatggacaTAGTGGGCATGGACATAGTCCGCGGATGTCCCCGCGCGAGCGGGAGAGGGAACGCGAGAGGGAGCGCGACCGCGATcgcgagagggagagggaaagagataGGGATAGGGAGCGAGATAGGGGGGACAGAGATAGAGGTGATAgggacagagacagagagaggGGGGACAggggggagagggagagggagttTCACGATTTATCGTCGAATGCGGCTGATAAGTTGCGAAGTGGGATTTCGTCGCCTTTGAATGGTGTTGGTGTGTTGCAACAACAGCAGgggcagcaacaacaacaacaacagcaggtAGGAGCAGGagtaggaggaggagggggggagggagagggcgGGAGGACGACGCCTGCATAG